A genomic stretch from Chryseobacterium sp. SNU WT5 includes:
- a CDS encoding ASCH domain-containing protein: MKALSIKQPWASLIAHGIKDIENRTWKTNFRGRIYIHASGTKVLNGLRVLTEEQYVIAQKIFLENGFDKFSDLPVSAIIGEVEIVDCVINHSSIWAEETELPEQLGNQCIWNWVLANPILYKNPILNVKGKLSFWEPDNHLEECIWCSGRSNFEEMIQDAGDNHYCPECWKEAEPILQAEYDEMIKNGEIDPLEANGFSFETGV, from the coding sequence ATGAAAGCACTATCAATAAAACAGCCTTGGGCTTCACTAATCGCTCACGGCATAAAAGACATCGAAAACCGAACCTGGAAAACCAATTTCAGAGGTCGGATTTATATTCATGCTTCAGGAACCAAAGTTTTGAATGGACTACGGGTTTTAACCGAAGAACAATATGTAATCGCACAAAAGATATTCCTAGAAAATGGTTTTGATAAATTTTCAGACTTACCAGTTTCGGCCATCATCGGAGAAGTTGAAATCGTGGATTGCGTAATTAATCATTCGAGCATTTGGGCGGAAGAAACTGAACTTCCTGAACAATTAGGTAATCAATGTATATGGAACTGGGTTCTCGCCAATCCAATCCTCTACAAAAATCCAATTCTCAACGTGAAAGGGAAACTTTCTTTCTGGGAGCCGGATAATCATCTGGAAGAGTGTATCTGGTGTTCAGGTAGATCAAACTTTGAAGAAATGATTCAGGATGCGGGCGACAATCACTATTGCCCTGAATGCTGGAAAGAAGCCGAACCAATCCTGCAAGCAGAATATGACGAAATGATTAAGAACGGCGAAATCGATCCACTGGAAGCAAATGGTTTCTCTTTCGAAACAGGTGTATAA
- a CDS encoding DUF4373 domain-containing protein has translation MARPQKTGLDYFPLDVDFFEDEKILAISGEFAVKGEIIALRLLCEIYKNGYFVEWSELLKNKMARLGGLSAGLIEEVVIKLVKYGFFDESLFCEHKVLTSNGIQKRFFEAVKRRKDVKFSKYLLIEGVNVNINPAKDVVNVNISTQSKVDESKVDESKVNESKVKKVEESPGFSSSSTQQILLSKQISIDQWAMMFKVSKERIHTCISEFSEFKARHSENTWKNETDLSKNFEFWLRSNVHAKSLKPQNQNQPHANLQRAKRR, from the coding sequence ATGGCAAGACCGCAAAAAACAGGATTAGATTATTTCCCTTTGGACGTTGATTTCTTTGAAGACGAAAAGATATTGGCCATCTCGGGGGAGTTCGCTGTGAAAGGTGAAATAATCGCGTTGAGGCTTCTTTGTGAAATATACAAGAATGGATATTTCGTGGAGTGGTCTGAACTACTTAAAAACAAAATGGCCCGACTTGGTGGCTTGTCTGCCGGATTAATAGAAGAGGTTGTAATTAAGCTTGTGAAATATGGGTTCTTTGATGAGTCTCTATTTTGTGAACATAAAGTTTTAACCTCCAACGGAATCCAAAAACGATTCTTTGAAGCTGTAAAAAGAAGAAAAGATGTCAAATTTTCTAAATATTTACTAATTGAAGGAGTTAATGTAAACATTAACCCCGCTAAAGATGTAGTTAATGTAAACATTAGTACACAAAGTAAAGTAGATGAAAGTAAAGTAGATGAAAGTAAAGTAAATGAAAGTAAAGTAAAGAAAGTAGAAGAAAGCCCCGGTTTTTCATCTTCATCAACTCAACAAATTTTGCTTTCAAAACAAATTTCTATCGATCAATGGGCAATGATGTTCAAAGTTTCAAAAGAAAGAATTCATACCTGCATCTCCGAGTTTTCAGAATTTAAAGCCAGGCATTCCGAAAATACGTGGAAAAACGAAACCGATCTTTCAAAAAACTTTGAATTTTGGCTCCGGTCAAACGTGCACGCAAAATCCCTAAAACCTCAAAATCAAAATCAACCACATGCAAACCTCCAAAGAGCAAAAAGGCGATAA
- a CDS encoding NUMOD4 motif-containing HNH endonuclease, translating into MKTTANVANIPFWQNTNLKSLPNEIWKDINGFDGYLASNLGRLKALSKPKWNGNVYYNTPEKIMKQSVAKTGYLVVSMKRKTQYVHRIIGIAFHSEENFKLLDINHINGIKTDNRGENLEWCTRSENILHAFSTGLNTSVCVVSEETAKNIIAKHHETGLGKVLLQRYFFPNVNKSTIQSITDGKNWKHLPRPLKK; encoded by the coding sequence ATGAAAACTACTGCAAATGTAGCCAATATTCCTTTTTGGCAAAACACTAATTTAAAAAGTTTACCTAATGAAATCTGGAAAGACATCAATGGTTTTGATGGATATTTAGCGTCGAATTTAGGACGCTTAAAAGCATTGTCAAAACCAAAGTGGAATGGTAATGTATATTACAATACTCCTGAAAAAATAATGAAACAGTCAGTTGCCAAAACAGGTTATTTGGTTGTATCAATGAAAAGAAAAACACAATATGTTCACAGAATTATTGGAATAGCATTTCATTCAGAAGAAAATTTTAAATTACTAGACATCAACCATATTAACGGAATTAAGACAGATAACCGTGGTGAAAATTTAGAGTGGTGTACTAGAAGTGAAAATATTTTACATGCATTTTCTACCGGCTTAAATACCAGCGTTTGCGTTGTTTCAGAAGAAACCGCAAAAAATATTATTGCAAAACATCACGAAACTGGACTTGGTAAAGTTTTATTACAAAGATATTTTTTTCCCAATGTCAATAAAAGCACAATTCAAAGTATCACCGATGGTAAAAACTGGAAGCATTTACCAAGACCATTAAAAAAATAA
- a CDS encoding DNA methyltransferase, which translates to MLERIQLHHADNLEIMKTLSDESVDVICIDLPYLYLKNQKLERVFDELKFFSECKRLLTKDGFIIMFGRGTSFYRWNTILEYLGYTFKEEIIWNKSYGSSPLMAITRIHETISIFSKGNGSISKVKVPYLEMRSFDIGAIKTDVSRINSSFGNKKHFEALLKYFNDGEISFDGDYDSSTTITSGRKRVNRCISTAQAIIDGMNEKSIIKLKREHYTSIHPTQKPVRLLERLLNLVLPKDKKEIVIADFFAGSMSCMEAVINLQNQNPDKTFHGIATEIDEEYFLAGKERIENKIKTEINLFNQTVI; encoded by the coding sequence ATGCTCGAAAGAATTCAACTCCACCATGCAGATAATTTAGAAATAATGAAAACCCTTTCAGATGAAAGTGTAGATGTTATTTGCATTGATCTACCGTATTTATATCTGAAAAACCAGAAGCTCGAAAGGGTTTTTGATGAGTTGAAATTCTTTTCTGAATGCAAAAGACTTTTGACAAAAGATGGTTTTATTATAATGTTCGGGCGTGGGACTTCTTTTTACCGTTGGAATACAATTTTGGAATATCTTGGATATACCTTCAAAGAAGAAATAATCTGGAATAAATCTTATGGCAGCAGTCCTCTAATGGCCATTACAAGAATTCATGAAACTATTTCAATTTTCTCAAAAGGAAATGGCTCTATTTCTAAAGTTAAAGTTCCTTATTTAGAAATGAGATCCTTTGATATTGGAGCAATTAAAACTGATGTAAGCCGGATCAATAGTTCCTTCGGAAATAAAAAACATTTTGAAGCGCTTCTAAAATATTTTAATGATGGTGAAATTTCCTTTGATGGCGATTATGATTCGTCAACAACTATAACTTCAGGAAGAAAAAGAGTAAATAGATGCATTTCAACCGCACAGGCAATAATTGACGGGATGAATGAAAAAAGTATAATTAAGCTAAAGAGAGAACACTACACTTCAATCCATCCAACCCAAAAACCCGTACGATTATTGGAGCGTCTTTTAAATTTGGTACTTCCGAAAGATAAGAAGGAAATAGTAATCGCCGATTTTTTCGCTGGTTCTATGTCGTGTATGGAAGCCGTTATCAATCTTCAAAATCAAAACCCGGATAAAACTTTTCACGGCATTGCTACAGAAATAGATGAAGAATATTTTTTAGCAGGAAAAGAAAGAATTGAAAATAAGATCAAAACCGAAATTAATTTATTTAATCAGACAGTTATTTAA
- a CDS encoding terminase large subunit domain-containing protein: MSAVDYIRPQDGYQMKALSSFADIVVGGGAAGVGKTFSLLLEPIRHIHVKGFGAVCFRRTTPMIRTEGGLWDASGKLYRKISGAKPRENTLEWKFEKGPKIKFSHMEHESNKYDWQGSEIPLIMFDELTHFTKSMFLYMLSRNRSTCGVKPYIRATCNPDPDSWVADLVEWYIEQDPNSPNYGFPILERQGVVRYFASENDKFVWGSTPDEVYQKCKAFIDLQVEASGGLVQPNDFIKSFTFIGGSIYDNKELLKINPGYLGNLNLLSEDEKVRLLGGNWKISSKGNDIYDFKKFNDIFTNSYVPEGQKFITTDIALKGSDKFIIFVWSGKRLVDFHVMGKSNGKQVIDKIKEYAFAYSVPFSNILFDNDGVGQFVDGFIEGAQEFRNGGTVLPNNESGEKENYNHLKSQCFYHSGDAVSRGEYFVTEFAANKKYDATMTLRERLLWERKAVKRGNIDKDGKLCVIPKVEMKNFLDGQSPDVMDAFMMREWFDFDENDTSGSNVAISQSYDSDDEERLNDLLDFLN, translated from the coding sequence TTGTCAGCAGTAGACTACATTAGACCTCAAGATGGTTACCAAATGAAAGCCCTATCTTCATTCGCTGACATTGTGGTGGGCGGTGGTGCTGCTGGTGTGGGTAAAACCTTCTCTTTACTTCTGGAACCTATTCGGCATATTCACGTGAAAGGTTTCGGTGCCGTTTGTTTTCGTCGTACCACTCCAATGATTAGAACGGAGGGCGGTTTATGGGATGCCTCCGGTAAATTGTACCGAAAAATAAGTGGAGCAAAACCGAGGGAAAATACCCTCGAATGGAAATTTGAGAAAGGTCCTAAGATCAAGTTTTCCCACATGGAGCACGAGAGCAATAAGTACGATTGGCAGGGTTCAGAAATCCCACTCATCATGTTCGACGAGCTCACACACTTCACGAAATCAATGTTTCTATACATGCTTTCGCGTAACCGTTCCACGTGTGGCGTAAAACCTTACATTCGTGCAACGTGCAATCCCGACCCTGATTCTTGGGTTGCCGATTTGGTAGAGTGGTATATTGAACAGGATCCTAATTCCCCTAATTACGGTTTCCCTATTCTTGAACGTCAAGGCGTGGTTCGCTATTTCGCTTCTGAAAATGATAAGTTTGTTTGGGGTTCCACACCCGATGAGGTGTATCAAAAGTGCAAGGCTTTTATTGATCTTCAAGTTGAAGCGTCAGGCGGATTAGTTCAGCCGAATGACTTCATCAAATCATTTACTTTCATCGGCGGTTCCATCTACGATAACAAAGAACTTTTAAAAATCAATCCTGGTTATTTGGGTAACTTGAATCTACTTTCAGAAGATGAGAAGGTTCGCCTTTTGGGTGGGAACTGGAAGATCTCCAGCAAAGGAAATGACATCTATGATTTCAAAAAATTCAATGATATTTTCACGAACTCCTACGTTCCAGAAGGTCAAAAATTCATCACCACCGATATCGCGCTGAAAGGTTCTGATAAGTTTATTATTTTCGTTTGGTCTGGGAAAAGGTTAGTTGATTTCCACGTCATGGGAAAATCAAACGGTAAGCAGGTGATCGACAAAATCAAAGAATATGCATTTGCTTACTCTGTTCCTTTCTCCAACATTCTTTTTGATAACGACGGCGTTGGTCAGTTCGTAGATGGATTTATCGAAGGCGCTCAGGAATTCCGAAATGGTGGAACGGTGTTACCAAACAACGAATCTGGCGAAAAAGAAAATTACAATCACCTTAAATCTCAATGCTTTTATCATTCGGGTGACGCTGTATCTCGTGGCGAATACTTTGTAACTGAATTTGCAGCCAACAAAAAGTATGATGCTACAATGACTTTGCGTGAACGTTTACTTTGGGAAAGAAAAGCTGTTAAGCGTGGAAATATTGATAAAGATGGGAAATTGTGCGTCATCCCAAAAGTTGAAATGAAAAACTTTCTTGATGGTCAATCACCCGATGTTATGGATGCTTTCATGATGCGCGAGTGGTTTGATTTCGATGAAAACGACACTTCTGGAAGTAATGTGGCAATATCACAATCTTACGATTCCGACGATGAAGAGCGACTTAATGATCTTCTTGATTTTTTAAATTAA
- a CDS encoding tape measure protein, which yields MAKIEKIYQITLDGEQTLLQKMDAVNKTFENTKKLFQNVKASSKGIFGNTEELTKEKLELEKVTVELVKQQSESKKLRAETIALQNSKRALTNEELKNQQATAKTYEAYQKLNRQYLEAKKNALGIGATYGINSQRFQKATAESQKYYQQMLALNKAQGDFRLNVGNYPTAAVRNFAETFNQSFTDMKGQLASFALGYLSFQAALNVGTRIKNDVIAFDSLNKSIEAVSAKTGDYALNQEFLIDVSERLGQKTLDASKSFKTFFAAFTESGGGAQQARDIFEAAAESSANLRLSQEQTNGVMLAFGQIASKGKVQAEELRGQIGERVPGAFGIAARAMGMTTAELDKAMSKGEIYSKDFLPKFAKQLKLSFGTGGEAVQGLQADLNRLDNMIAKVGSNKRFISLVSTTVSVIILLAQTIGKIPFSVWLSFVGLLTFAYYAKLQAIAANTVAIGAYIIRMGVGNALIATAMVLENAHALVLGIVNGAYTALIFTMNLFGISTARLRALVMGLNLTLAATPWGIVIGLLFAVGAATVAFANSTENATGKLKAHGKALKENAALMKVTAEINKQVSDTISGQMGKLERLTAIIKNNANSLDTKKRAMQEIIAIDPKYLEGLTLGNFHTAQGTKILDDYKTKLLEVAKAKAAVAIYDKKAAELFEKEITLSDAEKEADKYVKSDFWSKRNFGETFKSMGADIGIGDGSSVDKLKKQRSEIQGLKEDLNQLGNVIAGNSKKGINPDDPILGGAAAGNVAANANSIKRLREEIDALNKEFEDATIGSKKYYSVQSQLKNKQAELDRLIGKNGKGSTSRAYRGSRLDGYQRDYLKDLEANRDRELAIIETKFLKGEILEEDYITKSLTENQKYFTKKIAYLKGGNAEERKQEARAILDKIKAESEANDKLYAIFKKRNDQELKLAEDNAKDQLNKVLNDPYATDLQKIEAQKTYYNESTSAQIIYNQKMIDLENDLSKKMIEEVSDRSRVLQQKLDEENNNNLQSRIASTRATIDLIDEGSEYLENQIEIKGAILRRNILNDKSLTQEQKKIDLQRLSAKLELDNTNIELGNVNARLAIYNMELGQRKLTNNEMREYNRLLKERGILQGSKANQETNLQRSGYSPGMPGSGTSGLASFFKQRMQGSDGTFSIGKDKNGADVDGSELLGEVLAQSFETATLAMNSYFDAERDRIEKSKELAYSKIELERDQQMRYAQSAGEREAIDKEAAQKKKQADKEAGERLKKVKKQELKVALAMQLANIGVAAAQNPLNGITLGAAGIAMYAALAALAFGQYFINLSAVNSAQYKKGGQFLGQGGQLRGPSHSNGGMPVYNPQTGQKVAEMEGKEGIINARTMEDKNIYSVTGTPSQIASRINANGGGVDWFGGATMKKFASGGIFNWNRTQPPIFNSQISKFEDKADNYNSDRLNRIEENMETLSREGFKKVVLNPNEVTEYQKEKNKQTEIGTL from the coding sequence ATGGCTAAGATTGAAAAAATTTACCAGATCACTCTGGACGGTGAACAAACCTTGCTCCAAAAAATGGACGCGGTTAATAAGACTTTTGAGAATACGAAGAAACTTTTTCAAAATGTTAAGGCGAGTTCGAAAGGGATCTTCGGAAATACTGAAGAATTAACCAAAGAGAAATTGGAACTAGAGAAGGTGACTGTAGAACTCGTCAAACAGCAATCTGAATCAAAAAAACTTCGTGCTGAAACCATCGCCCTTCAAAATTCTAAAAGAGCGCTGACCAATGAAGAATTGAAGAATCAGCAGGCGACCGCAAAAACCTACGAGGCTTATCAGAAACTTAACCGCCAATATCTAGAAGCGAAGAAAAACGCTCTGGGTATCGGCGCAACTTATGGTATAAATTCCCAACGGTTTCAAAAAGCAACAGCGGAATCACAAAAATATTATCAACAAATGCTCGCTCTTAATAAAGCGCAGGGAGATTTCAGATTGAACGTCGGTAACTATCCAACAGCAGCTGTTCGAAATTTTGCAGAAACTTTTAATCAGAGTTTCACAGATATGAAAGGACAATTAGCCTCATTTGCGTTGGGTTATTTGTCTTTTCAGGCTGCATTGAATGTCGGTACTAGAATCAAAAACGATGTTATTGCTTTCGATTCCTTAAATAAATCAATTGAAGCAGTTTCTGCTAAAACAGGTGATTATGCATTAAATCAGGAATTTCTTATTGATGTTTCAGAACGCCTTGGACAAAAAACCTTAGATGCCAGCAAAAGTTTTAAAACATTTTTCGCAGCCTTTACAGAGTCGGGAGGTGGAGCACAGCAGGCGAGAGATATTTTTGAAGCCGCTGCGGAATCTTCCGCGAATCTTAGATTAAGCCAGGAACAAACCAATGGTGTAATGCTTGCATTTGGACAAATAGCGTCCAAAGGAAAAGTTCAGGCTGAAGAACTACGTGGACAGATCGGGGAGCGTGTTCCTGGAGCATTTGGAATTGCAGCGCGTGCCATGGGAATGACTACCGCAGAATTGGATAAAGCGATGAGTAAAGGTGAAATTTATTCGAAAGATTTCCTTCCAAAATTTGCAAAACAATTAAAACTATCTTTCGGTACCGGCGGTGAAGCTGTTCAAGGTTTACAAGCAGATTTGAATCGACTAGATAATATGATCGCTAAAGTCGGTAGCAATAAAAGATTCATTTCTTTGGTAAGCACAACTGTTTCTGTAATCATACTTTTAGCACAAACTATCGGTAAAATTCCTTTTTCTGTTTGGCTTTCCTTTGTTGGATTATTAACGTTTGCTTACTACGCCAAATTACAAGCAATCGCAGCAAATACGGTCGCTATTGGTGCATACATTATCAGAATGGGAGTAGGTAACGCCTTAATCGCAACCGCGATGGTTTTGGAAAATGCGCACGCTTTAGTTTTGGGTATTGTTAATGGCGCTTATACCGCTTTGATATTCACCATGAATCTTTTTGGAATTTCAACCGCACGTTTAAGAGCTTTGGTAATGGGGCTAAATCTTACTTTAGCAGCAACACCTTGGGGAATTGTCATCGGGTTGCTTTTTGCCGTGGGTGCTGCAACAGTTGCATTTGCAAATTCAACAGAAAATGCCACTGGAAAACTGAAAGCGCATGGAAAAGCCTTGAAAGAAAACGCCGCTTTAATGAAAGTTACGGCCGAAATCAACAAACAGGTTTCCGATACTATTTCTGGTCAAATGGGAAAACTAGAAAGATTAACCGCCATTATAAAAAATAATGCGAATTCTCTTGATACCAAAAAAAGAGCAATGCAGGAGATCATTGCCATTGATCCTAAATATCTGGAAGGTCTTACTTTGGGTAACTTCCATACCGCACAGGGAACAAAAATTTTAGATGATTACAAAACCAAATTATTAGAAGTTGCAAAAGCCAAAGCAGCCGTGGCCATCTACGATAAAAAAGCCGCTGAATTATTCGAAAAAGAAATTACCCTTTCCGATGCAGAGAAAGAAGCTGATAAATATGTTAAGTCTGATTTCTGGTCTAAAAGGAATTTTGGTGAAACATTCAAATCAATGGGTGCAGATATTGGCATTGGAGATGGTAGTTCTGTTGATAAACTAAAAAAACAACGCTCAGAAATACAAGGCCTGAAAGAAGACTTGAATCAACTTGGAAATGTGATTGCTGGTAATTCTAAAAAAGGAATCAATCCAGATGATCCAATTTTGGGCGGTGCTGCTGCTGGAAATGTAGCAGCCAATGCAAATTCTATTAAAAGGCTTCGTGAAGAAATTGATGCGTTGAACAAAGAGTTTGAAGATGCAACTATTGGGTCTAAAAAATACTACTCCGTTCAGTCACAATTAAAGAATAAACAGGCAGAATTGGATCGATTGATTGGGAAAAATGGCAAAGGTTCAACATCACGAGCTTACCGTGGTTCTAGATTAGATGGTTATCAAAGAGATTACCTAAAAGATCTTGAAGCCAATCGCGATCGTGAACTTGCAATTATCGAAACCAAATTCCTTAAAGGTGAAATCCTTGAAGAAGATTACATCACAAAAAGCTTGACCGAAAATCAGAAGTATTTCACCAAGAAAATCGCCTATTTAAAAGGGGGCAATGCAGAAGAAAGAAAACAGGAAGCCCGCGCCATTTTAGATAAAATAAAAGCGGAAAGCGAGGCTAATGATAAACTTTACGCGATCTTCAAAAAACGAAATGATCAAGAACTGAAATTGGCAGAAGATAATGCAAAGGACCAATTAAATAAAGTTCTGAACGATCCGTACGCGACCGATTTACAAAAGATAGAAGCCCAAAAAACCTACTACAACGAAAGTACGTCTGCGCAGATTATTTACAATCAAAAAATGATTGATCTTGAAAACGATTTAAGTAAAAAGATGATTGAAGAGGTGAGTGATCGGAGTAGAGTTCTTCAGCAAAAATTAGATGAGGAAAATAATAATAATCTTCAGTCCAGAATTGCATCAACTAGGGCCACAATAGATCTTATTGATGAGGGATCAGAATATCTTGAAAATCAAATTGAAATTAAGGGAGCCATACTGCGTCGTAATATTCTCAACGACAAATCACTAACGCAAGAGCAGAAAAAAATCGATCTTCAAAGATTGTCAGCCAAGTTAGAGTTAGATAATACCAATATAGAACTTGGGAATGTAAATGCACGACTCGCAATTTATAACATGGAACTAGGTCAAAGAAAACTGACCAACAATGAGATGCGGGAGTATAATCGTTTATTAAAAGAGCGAGGTATTTTACAAGGTTCTAAAGCCAATCAGGAAACAAACTTACAACGTTCAGGATATTCTCCGGGAATGCCAGGCTCCGGAACCTCGGGACTTGCTTCTTTCTTCAAACAAAGAATGCAGGGTTCTGATGGCACTTTCAGTATTGGGAAAGATAAGAACGGTGCAGATGTCGATGGTTCTGAATTGCTAGGAGAGGTTCTAGCGCAGTCATTCGAAACCGCCACTTTAGCAATGAATAGTTATTTTGATGCAGAAAGAGACCGAATTGAAAAATCAAAGGAACTCGCCTATAGTAAAATTGAATTAGAACGTGACCAACAAATGAGATATGCTCAATCTGCTGGTGAACGTGAGGCTATAGACAAGGAAGCTGCGCAGAAAAAGAAACAAGCAGATAAAGAAGCCGGTGAACGATTGAAGAAAGTTAAAAAGCAAGAACTAAAAGTTGCCTTGGCAATGCAATTAGCAAACATTGGCGTTGCAGCTGCTCAAAATCCTCTAAATGGTATTACTTTAGGAGCAGCCGGCATCGCAATGTATGCTGCTTTAGCAGCGTTGGCGTTCGGTCAGTATTTTATAAATTTATCTGCAGTGAATTCTGCTCAGTATAAAAAAGGTGGACAGTTCCTCGGTCAAGGTGGACAGTTAAGAGGACCATCTCACAGCAACGGTGGAATGCCCGTTTATAATCCACAAACCGGACAAAAAGTTGCAGAAATGGAAGGCAAAGAAGGAATAATCAATGCCCGGACAATGGAAGATAAAAATATCTATTCCGTTACCGGTACACCTTCACAAATTGCAAGTCGTATCAATGCAAATGGTGGTGGTGTAGATTGGTTTGGTGGTGCAACCATGAAGAAATTCGCTTCCGGTGGTATCTTTAATTGGAATAGAACGCAACCTCCAATATTCAATTCTCAGATTTCTAAGTTTGAAGACAAAGCAGACAATTACAATTCTGATCGTTTGAACCGGATCGAAGAAAATATGGAAACACTTTCACGTGAAGGATTTAAGAAAGTAGTTTTAAATCCAAATGAAGTCACCGAGTACCAAAAAGAAAAGAATAAGCAAACCGAAATTGGAACATTATGA
- a CDS encoding Clp protease ClpP, giving the protein MKKLPIFNYHIENKSADRLDVFIDGTIVDAETKEWLSEWYNEHSSVSFKSFRNEVISSGIKNIRITINSFGGQIGDAMAMHDFIQQLENDGYDIETIGIGMVCSAATYILSASKNSKISKNAYYMIHNVSGGVWGDVNDIEKYAQSLRKFNNNIRDFYSNLTGKTADEIENWMNEETWFYGKEVTDNGFVKETIGESNVSNAINKNDWAFKNQNPLNVYNSFVNKPSNENLIQNLDMKNLATLIGVAVSNAFSNHIVTPKPAEGAEGATPEPVTNEALTNVITNALAEIKFDEHITNAVIEMFKDGLPENMVTQITDAVKPAEAAPLNLAENEDYKGLINRVSEVEKKILNGVGAVQPPKNEDNEKYAGVSFD; this is encoded by the coding sequence ATGAAAAAACTACCGATTTTTAATTACCATATAGAGAATAAATCCGCTGATAGGCTAGATGTTTTTATTGATGGAACTATCGTAGATGCGGAGACGAAAGAATGGTTATCAGAATGGTACAATGAGCATTCTTCGGTTTCATTCAAATCTTTCCGTAATGAAGTCATTTCTTCTGGGATCAAAAATATCAGAATTACTATTAATTCTTTTGGAGGTCAAATCGGCGACGCAATGGCAATGCATGATTTCATTCAACAGTTGGAAAACGACGGTTATGATATTGAGACCATAGGAATCGGAATGGTTTGCAGTGCTGCAACTTACATTCTTTCTGCTTCCAAAAATTCAAAGATTTCCAAAAACGCTTATTACATGATTCATAATGTTTCTGGCGGCGTTTGGGGTGATGTAAATGATATTGAAAAGTACGCTCAAAGTTTAAGAAAATTCAATAACAACATCAGAGATTTCTATTCCAATTTAACAGGCAAAACAGCTGATGAAATTGAAAATTGGATGAATGAAGAAACTTGGTTTTACGGCAAAGAAGTAACCGATAATGGTTTTGTAAAAGAAACTATCGGTGAGTCTAATGTTTCAAATGCAATCAATAAAAATGATTGGGCTTTCAAAAACCAAAATCCGCTTAATGTTTACAATTCTTTCGTAAACAAACCTTCCAACGAAAACTTAATTCAAAATTTAGATATGAAAAATTTAGCAACCCTTATTGGTGTAGCTGTAAGCAACGCCTTTAGTAATCACATCGTAACACCAAAGCCCGCAGAAGGTGCGGAAGGTGCAACGCCGGAACCAGTAACCAACGAAGCATTGACTAATGTAATCACCAATGCACTCGCAGAAATCAAATTTGACGAACATATCACCAATGCGGTGATTGAAATGTTTAAAGATGGTTTGCCAGAAAATATGGTAACACAAATTACCGATGCCGTAAAACCTGCCGAAGCAGCTCCTTTAAATCTTGCAGAAAATGAAGATTACAAAGGCTTGATCAATCGTGTTTCAGAGGTTGAAAAAAAGATCCTTAACGGTGTTGGTGCAGTTCAGCCTCCGAAAAACGAGGACAATGAAAAGTATGCAGGTGTTTCATTCGATTAA